CAGGTGTATCGAGTATTAGTAATACGGCGTTTCGTGTGATGTCAGACGATGCGCTCAATTTTTGGAAAAAGCGATTTGAACAATTAGGTATTATGCATGAGGAAATCATCGAACGTTTCGGGCGTAAAACGATGAAATTTCAAGATGATGAGGGTTCACGTCTTATGTTAGTTGTGGACGATGGAAAGGGCGTTCCTTATGGGGTTCCTTGGGAAAAGGAGGACATCCCAATTGACTATGCCATCGTTGGATTGGGACCCGTGACGTTAACGGTTCGTAAGCCTGAGTCGACTGCAAAAGTACTTGTAGATGTTTTACATTTTGATGAAGTTGGCTCCTATCCTTCTACGATTGAAGGCATGCCTGAGATTCGTGTGTTTTCTACTGGTGAAGGCGGTCCAGCGGCAGAAGTTCATGTTGAAACGAGAACAGATTTACCTTTTGAAAGACCAGGACGAGGCAGTGTTCATCACGTAGCCTTTCGTGTGAAGACGATGGAAGAATATAAAAAATGGGAAGAACATTTACGAAACAAAGGCTTTAAAACGAGTGGATTAATTGATCGTTATTACTTTAAGGCGATCTATTTTAGAGAGCCGAATGGCATCCTTTATGAGTTATCAACTGATGAACCGGGCTTTACGAATGACGAGCCACTTGATAAACTAGGAGAATCACTAGCATTACCACCTTTTTTAGAACCAAAAAGAAATTCAATTGAAGCATCATTAAGACCGATTCACACTAATTGAAGGTACGAAAGGGGGATGAACAGTATGGAATTTGAATTTACCAAACTAGAAGGCGAAGAATTTGCATTCCGAAATATGAAAGATGGCGAGGTATTGGCGGAAATTTCATGGACAATGCTAGGTGATGTGATGGCAGTTGAACACACATTTGTTTCTCCGACATTACGAGGACAAGGGGTTGCAAAGAAATTGCTTGATCGTGCAGCAGATTATGCACGGGAACATGAGTACAAAATGGAGCCAATTTGCTCTTATGTTGTTACGGCATTTGAACGATATGATGAATATAATGATATTAAAGCTTAATGATTAGAAAGCAATTCGGTCATTCGAATTGCTTTTTATTGTGGAAAACTTTTATGGATTGCGTGAAACATCATTTTAAAATACTCATTAAGTGAATAACGCTTAATTCCATCAAAAGTAACAGGTTCGTTCATTTATAGTTCAAAGATAAAACCATTCAATTATCATATTGTCTCGTCTTTAAGGCTGTGATATAAATAACTATGCAAAGAGGAAATTGAAGAAAGTATGAAACTTATTTTCCGCGGAATCGTATACATAGATAGAGAATAGGAGGATGGATGATGAAGCGTACTGCAGAAAAAGTTTTATCGATTATTAGTTTAGTTTTTACGGTTTTATCGATTGCAGGAAGTTTTATATTCGTTGGAATTATGAAGGCCTTTACCAACGGTGCACTTCGGTCTGAAATAGAAATGGAGCTTTACGCAGATCCAGAGCTTACAGTCGAAGATGTCGATATGATCTTATCGGTCATTGAATATTTTGAAGGGTTTAGTTGGTTTATTGTTGTTGTATTGGTAATCAGCTTAATTGCTACGATTATCGGTATGATTTTCATGTGGAAGGAAAAAAATCCGAAGCTGGCTGGAATACTGTTTATTGTTGCTGGATTATTTGCTTTCATTTTATCGCCGACTTCAATTATGTTGTACATTGCAGCGATTCTATGTTTCACAAGAAAGCCGCCACTTGCTACAAATGAGACATCATTTGTAGATAATCATTATGATGACTCCATGAGACCATTATAACAAAAAAATCGCTTTCCTTTTACTAGGAAAGCGATTTTAGATAGCTTCAAATAACAGATATTTAGGTTGTATCTAAATAGGTAACACCAACTCTTCTAGCGTGATTAAGAGATAGCTACGGGTATTTTATAAACATATTCAGCGGTTTCAACGGGATGGCCGTTGAATGATTCAGAAAATGTATTAAGTAATTGAAAACCTTGTTTTACATAAAAGTTCTTTCCTATGACGTTTTGATTGTCCACGTAGACGAATAATTGTTTTGCTTCTGCTAAGTGGGATAATGCGGCTTGAAAAAGTTTGTGTCCATAGCCGCTTTGTTGATAAGTTGGCAAAATATACATCGCTGTTAATTCAGCATCGCCGTCTTCGTCAATATAAGTGACATTTGCGAAACCGATTGGGACGCCATCACATTCAGCAATGAGCATCAACGTTTTCTCCATTCTTTTCAACAGCATGATATCTGAATAAGACTGATTTAGGAAACGAAGTTGTGCATCCGCTGGAATAATGTTTTCGTAAGTTGCTCGCCATGTTTCAACTGCAATGTGTTGTACGTATAAGATATCTTTAGATGTCATCGGTCTAATCATTTCACAATCACCTCAGTCATTCTTTTGGTTAGCATAACAAAAATAATAAATGAATACCACAATCGCTTAAAGTTGTAATGAAAGTGTAATGATATGTCGTTAATTTGTTATAAAGGATAAGTTATTATGAAAGGTAAGAAACTCGTATTCTCGTGAGTTATGACACATTCATACTAAGGATGGTTTCTAATCAATAAAACGGGGTATACTTATGATATACGTGTATGACAATCAGTGAAAGGAATGATTTTTGATGGGAAGAAAAAAGAAAAATACATTGTTACTTGCTACTTTAGCAGCTGGTGCTTACGCTTATTTTAGTAAGAAAGAAAACCGTGACAAAGCCCAAGTTGCCTTTAATAATATGAAAACTAAAGTTGAATCATTTATAGAGTCTCAGAAAGTACAAAATGAGCCGGAAACAAAAGCTGGAAACCCGGACCCTTACGACATTCAAGATAATAAAATGGTGAGTGAAGGTGCGCAGACGAGTGTTCATTATTATAATCAGGAAGTACAAGATGAACAAAGTGATTCCGAAAATATAGATGGGCTTTACAATAAGAAAAACGAAGAGAATACGGAAACAAAGTAATGATGGCTCGGCCAAGGGTGCTTCAGTGAAAAGTGCCCTTTCAAACTTAATTGTGTGAATATTCTACTGTTGGGTATGCGAAGGGGTGTAGATGATGAAGCATATTACAATTGAAAGGCATTCATTGGTTACAGATGACGATGGCATGGAAAATGGCGTCTTCGAAAGAACGATACAAATAGAAAGATTTTCTAAAGCGGAAGAACAATTTTTGCGGAATTTATTCAATTTAGAAAAAAGGGAAGCGAAGCAAACGATACGTAGTATGATTGATGATGTGATTGATTTATCTTCTGATAGGGGTTCATTGCAGGGGTTAAAATACTATTTCATCACGCTCTTTGGTATTATCGCTAGACAGTTGAAACAGTCACACATGTCGGTGGAAAAAGCATTTTTTTTCAATACAACTTGTATTAAATTAATAGAAGAAAAGTTAACTGAACATAATGCTATTGATCTAGTAGATGAATTAATAGAGTTCTTCATTTATACGGTTGAAGAGAAAACTTCCCCTGAACTGCTTCATCAAACGGTTAATGGCGTCATTCAATATATTGATGAACACATACAGTCTCAAATGTCAGTAGAGGGAATCGCGGCGATGTTCGATGTGAGTACAAGTCATTTGTCACGTATTTTTCGAGAACATTCGGGGATTACGCTTGTTGAATATATTAATATTAAAAAGGTAGAAGAATCTCAGTATTATTTGAGGTTTTCAAATCAGAAGATATCGGATATCTCGGATAACTTTAATTTCTGCAATCAAAGCTACTACACGAGGATCTTTAAAAAATATACGGGTTATACGCCGAGAAAGTTTAGAAAAAATATAACGGGAAGTTATTTTAAGTTCACCCTTCCAAAAGAAAAACAAGTAGGCGACAAAGAATAATTGTAAAACTACGTCAACTTGTTGTATACTTTTTAGTAGCTTGAATTAGTGAAGGTGAATCTATTGAAGAAGAGAATCGGTTTGTTATCGATACTCGCAACGACAGTCATTTTATTAAGTGGTTGTGCGGGCGTCGAAAATAAAGAAGGTAAATTTTATGGTTTTTTTGTTAAACCAATGGAATGGCTACTAGACTTTTTTAGTGATCAATTTAATGGTAGTTATGGCTTAGCGATTATTGTTATTACAGTTTTAATTCGTCTCGTTTTAATGCCTTTTATGCTTCGAAATTACAAGTCCCAACAAGAAATGAAGATAAAGATGGATGCGCTTCGTCCTGAAATGGAAGATATCCAAAAGCGAATCAAGGAAGCAAAAGAAGCCGGCGATAAAGACGAGCAAATGAAGCTTCAGCAAGAAATGATGGGGCTGTATCAAAAGCACGGCGTAAACCCGTTAAATATGGGATGTCTGCCGCTTATTATTCAAATGCCGATTATTATGGGGCTTTATTTTGCGATTCTTTACTCCCCGGAAGTAAAAGCACATAAGTTTTTATGGTTCAATCTCGGAGAACCAGATATGATTATGATGCTAATCGCAGGTGCTGTTTATTTTGTTCAAGCACGCGTATCCCTTTGGACGATGCCTGAACAACAAAAGCAACAGATGAAAATGTTCATTTATTTGTCACCGATTATGATTATGTTCATTTCATTTAAGGCTGTTGCTGCTTTACCGCTTTACTGGGCTGTTGGTGGTTTCTTACTAATTATTCAAACGTACCTTGGACGTAAGCTTTATTTTAAAGAGGTTGAACCACAACCTGAAACACCGAAAAAAGACGCTCCAAAAACAGATTCACATTCAAAGAAAAAATAATCCAAAGCCGAAGATATAAATTCTTCGGCTTTTTTTCTAGTTTTAGGTGATAGCATTTCATTATCAGGAGGTTTTATTGTTGAATATAAAATGGTTAATCGGAATCGGCATAGCGATTGGGATTGCTGGAGCTGGATTTTCGGTGTATCACATGAATATGAATATGACGTTGCTTTCAATTATTGGCGTATTTACTTTAACCAATGCGATGCGTGGACAAGCATTTAAAGATCGTGGGTTGGTGCGTGAAGCGAAATGGATGAACCGGGTATCATTAAGTTTTGCAGGATTATTTGCGATTGTATTCGTTGTCACAGTGCTTTTGTGAATGAATTTTAATAAAAAACACGTCCTAGAGAGATATACTAGGACGTGATTTGAGCGGCTTTGTTGTTAATAAACAAAGCGTTTTTTAGTTGTCAAGATAATGAAAATGGCTGGGATTGTAACTGAAAGCATGCCCAGGAATGCTAAGTTTGGTGCAATATCATACAAGCTTCCTCCTACAAATGTCAAAATGGCAACGCTCAAACTCATGGCGAAGGAGGCGTATAAGCCTTGCGCAGTTGGGATTAAATGGTTTGGTAGCTTTTCGGAAATATACCTAATAAAAGCAAAGTGGGCAATCCCAAATGAGACAGCATGTAACGCTTGCGTGATGATAAAGACAAATGGTGATGGGAATAGAAAAATGAGCGTCCATCTAATCGTTGAACCCACCGCAGCGATTTGAAACATTGTTGAGATTTTCATGTTGGCAAAAAGCTTATCTGCTTGTGTAAAGAAAATAATTTCAAACAGCACGGCGACATTTAAAATAATGCCAATGTAAAAGCTGTTAACGCCTAAATCATCTAAGAAAATATAGCCGTAATTATAATAGGAAGCATGCGCACCTTGAAGAAGGACTGCTAAAAGTAAAACTGTTACAAATGGTTTCGATGCGAATAGTTCTTTAAATTCCGCTCCGCGTCCTTTGTTATTTCCTTGAACAGGAACCTTCTGTAATACTGCAGGCGTGGATTTCAAAGTGAAAAGGCAGATCGCGGCTAATCCAATGACCATTACATAAAGAATCGCTTGTTCACTCCAAATAGCCGTGATCGCGCCAACAATTAGGAGCGCTACAGTATAGCCAATCGAACCAAAAGATCGACTCTTGCCGTAATGAATTTTTTCCGTTTGCATTAGAATGGATGCACTACTTTCAATCGCGGGCATAATAATTGGATAGGCAATACTAAATAAAATGGTAATTACAAGAAGTGTTGTAAAAGTTGAACTAGGAATATAAAGCAAGGCCAAGCCAAGTGAAAGAAAAGCTAATAATATCATGATCCGATTAAGTGGTAATTTTTTCGTTAATGCCGGAAATAGTAAAAAGGTTGAAAAGGAACGTGCAATCATACCAGCCCCCATCACAATACTTGCGGCTGTGACGGAAAGTCCTTTTTCTATTGTAAGCCAGCCTGTCCAGTAGGGTAAAAATACCCCCCATGTAAAGAAAAAAGCGAGAAAGCTAAAGGAAAGCCATCGCTGGTTATTCATAATCATCCACCTCA
This window of the Sporosarcina ureilytica genome carries:
- a CDS encoding 3-phenylpropionate MFS transporter, which translates into the protein MNNQRWLSFSFLAFFFTWGVFLPYWTGWLTIEKGLSVTAASIVMGAGMIARSFSTFLLFPALTKKLPLNRIMILLAFLSLGLALLYIPSSTFTTLLVITILFSIAYPIIMPAIESSASILMQTEKIHYGKSRSFGSIGYTVALLIVGAITAIWSEQAILYVMVIGLAAICLFTLKSTPAVLQKVPVQGNNKGRGAEFKELFASKPFVTVLLLAVLLQGAHASYYNYGYIFLDDLGVNSFYIGIILNVAVLFEIIFFTQADKLFANMKISTMFQIAAVGSTIRWTLIFLFPSPFVFIITQALHAVSFGIAHFAFIRYISEKLPNHLIPTAQGLYASFAMSLSVAILTFVGGSLYDIAPNLAFLGMLSVTIPAIFIILTTKKRFVY
- a CDS encoding helix-turn-helix domain-containing protein; this encodes MKHITIERHSLVTDDDGMENGVFERTIQIERFSKAEEQFLRNLFNLEKREAKQTIRSMIDDVIDLSSDRGSLQGLKYYFITLFGIIARQLKQSHMSVEKAFFFNTTCIKLIEEKLTEHNAIDLVDELIEFFIYTVEEKTSPELLHQTVNGVIQYIDEHIQSQMSVEGIAAMFDVSTSHLSRIFREHSGITLVEYINIKKVEESQYYLRFSNQKISDISDNFNFCNQSYYTRIFKKYTGYTPRKFRKNITGSYFKFTLPKEKQVGDKE
- a CDS encoding GNAT family N-acetyltransferase, which produces MEFEFTKLEGEEFAFRNMKDGEVLAEISWTMLGDVMAVEHTFVSPTLRGQGVAKKLLDRAADYAREHEYKMEPICSYVVTAFERYDEYNDIKA
- a CDS encoding ring-cleaving dioxygenase is translated as MKLAGIHHVSAITADIEKNHDFFTRVLGMRLVKKTVNQDSTSSYHLFYADAKGTPGTDMTYFDIPMAGRTYPGVSSISNTAFRVMSDDALNFWKKRFEQLGIMHEEIIERFGRKTMKFQDDEGSRLMLVVDDGKGVPYGVPWEKEDIPIDYAIVGLGPVTLTVRKPESTAKVLVDVLHFDEVGSYPSTIEGMPEIRVFSTGEGGPAAEVHVETRTDLPFERPGRGSVHHVAFRVKTMEEYKKWEEHLRNKGFKTSGLIDRYYFKAIYFREPNGILYELSTDEPGFTNDEPLDKLGESLALPPFLEPKRNSIEASLRPIHTN
- a CDS encoding DUF4064 domain-containing protein, whose amino-acid sequence is MKRTAEKVLSIISLVFTVLSIAGSFIFVGIMKAFTNGALRSEIEMELYADPELTVEDVDMILSVIEYFEGFSWFIVVVLVISLIATIIGMIFMWKEKNPKLAGILFIVAGLFAFILSPTSIMLYIAAILCFTRKPPLATNETSFVDNHYDDSMRPL
- a CDS encoding GNAT family N-acetyltransferase, producing the protein MIRPMTSKDILYVQHIAVETWRATYENIIPADAQLRFLNQSYSDIMLLKRMEKTLMLIAECDGVPIGFANVTYIDEDGDAELTAMYILPTYQQSGYGHKLFQAALSHLAEAKQLFVYVDNQNVIGKNFYVKQGFQLLNTFSESFNGHPVETAEYVYKIPVAIS
- the yidC gene encoding membrane protein insertase YidC, with amino-acid sequence MKKRIGLLSILATTVILLSGCAGVENKEGKFYGFFVKPMEWLLDFFSDQFNGSYGLAIIVITVLIRLVLMPFMLRNYKSQQEMKIKMDALRPEMEDIQKRIKEAKEAGDKDEQMKLQQEMMGLYQKHGVNPLNMGCLPLIIQMPIIMGLYFAILYSPEVKAHKFLWFNLGEPDMIMMLIAGAVYFVQARVSLWTMPEQQKQQMKMFIYLSPIMIMFISFKAVAALPLYWAVGGFLLIIQTYLGRKLYFKEVEPQPETPKKDAPKTDSHSKKK